A genomic segment from Octopus sinensis linkage group LG4, ASM634580v1, whole genome shotgun sequence encodes:
- the LOC115211105 gene encoding ras-related GTP-binding protein C isoform X1, with the protein MTLVVLTLLRDKTLFTSVMSLSSYEDDAGGDFMVGSFQDFGYGTVDQENEATASSSDEKPRILLMGLRRSGKSSIQKVVFHKVSPNETLFLESTNKIVKDDISNSSFVQFQVWDLPGHIDFFDTLFDVDKIFRGCGALIFVIDAQDEYVEALDKLNMTVTRAHKINPEIKFEVFIHKVDSLSDDQKIESQRDIHQRANDDLVDAGFEGIYLSFYLTSIYDHSIFEAFSKVVQKLIPQLPTLENLLNMLISNSGIEKAFLFDVVSKIYIATDSSPVDMQSYELCCDMIDVVLDISCIYGLQDDNELNAFDDESASIIKLNNTTVLYLREVNRYLALVCILREDNFIKQGIINYNFLCFRKAIQEVFEVRQKMLASKTENGTDHQVLNGIAVNKDE; encoded by the exons TCCTATGAAGATGATGCTGGTGGGGATTTTATGGTTGGCTCATTCCAAGATTTTGGATATGGTACAGTTGATCAGGAGAATGAAGCTACAGCTTCAAGTTCAGATGAAAAACCACGGATTCTGTTGATGGGCCTTCGAAG aaGTGGCAAGTCCTCCATACAAAAAGTTGTGTTTCATAAAGTATCCCCAAATGAAACCCTGTTCCTTGAAAGCACTAACAAAATAGTCAAAGATG ATATTTCTAACAGTTCATTTGTCCAATTCCAAGTATGGGATTTGCCTGGTCACATAGATTTCTTTGATACTCTATTTGATGTCGACAAAATATTTCGTGGTTGTGGTGCCTTGATTTTTGTCATTGATGCACAA GATGAATATGTGGAGGCGCTAGACAAACTAAATATGACAGTGACCCGAGCACATAAAATTAACCCTGAAATCAAGTTTGAGGTATTCATTCATAAAGTGGATAGCTTGTCTGATGATCAAAAGATAGAATCTCAGCGAGATATTCACCAGAGGGCTAATGATGATCTTGTTGATGCTGGATTTGAAGGGATCTACCTGAG TTTCTATCTGACCAGTATCTATGACCACTCTATATTTGAAGCATTCAGCAAAGTGGTCCAGAAACTGATACCTCAGCTACCTACATTGGAAAACCTTCTGAACATGCTCATCTCT aattcTGGTATTGAAAAAGCCTTCTTGTTTGATGTTGTCAGCAAAATTTACATTGCCACCGACAGCTCACCTGTTGACATGCAGTCCTATGAATTGTGTTGTGATATGATAGATGTGGTCTTAGATATCTCCTGTATCTATGG gttACAGGATGATAATGAACTGAATGCATTTGATGATGAGTCTGCATCAATCATCAAACTAAACAACACAACAGTCTTATACCTTCGGGAAGTCAATAGATATTTGGCTCTTGTTTGCATTTTACGTGAGGATAACTTCATTAAACAAG GTATAATTAACTACAACTTTCTCTGCTTCCGCAAAGCTATCCAAGAAGTGTTTGAAGTGCGGCAAAAGATGTTGGCCTCCAAGACTGAGAATGGTACTGACCATCAGGTGCTCAATGGTATTGCTGTTAACAAAGATGAATGA
- the LOC115211105 gene encoding ras-related GTP-binding protein C isoform X5, with the protein MSYEDDAGGDFMVGSFQDFGYGTVDQENEATASSSDEKPRILLMGLRRSGKSSIQKVVFHKVSPNETLFLESTNKIVKDDISNSSFVQFQVWDLPGHIDFFDTLFDVDKIFRGCGALIFVIDAQDEYVEALDKLNMTVTRAHKINPEIKFEVFIHKVDSLSDDQKIESQRDIHQRANDDLVDAGFEGIYLSFYLTSIYDHSIFEAFSKVVQKLIPQLPTLENLLNMLISNSGIEKAFLFDVVSKIYIATDSSPVDMQSYELCCDMIDVVLDISCIYGLQDDNELNAFDDESASIIKLNNTTVLYLREVNRYLALVCILREDNFIKQGIINYNFLCFRKAIQEVFEVRQKMLASKTENGTDHQVLNGIAVNKDE; encoded by the exons TCCTATGAAGATGATGCTGGTGGGGATTTTATGGTTGGCTCATTCCAAGATTTTGGATATGGTACAGTTGATCAGGAGAATGAAGCTACAGCTTCAAGTTCAGATGAAAAACCACGGATTCTGTTGATGGGCCTTCGAAG aaGTGGCAAGTCCTCCATACAAAAAGTTGTGTTTCATAAAGTATCCCCAAATGAAACCCTGTTCCTTGAAAGCACTAACAAAATAGTCAAAGATG ATATTTCTAACAGTTCATTTGTCCAATTCCAAGTATGGGATTTGCCTGGTCACATAGATTTCTTTGATACTCTATTTGATGTCGACAAAATATTTCGTGGTTGTGGTGCCTTGATTTTTGTCATTGATGCACAA GATGAATATGTGGAGGCGCTAGACAAACTAAATATGACAGTGACCCGAGCACATAAAATTAACCCTGAAATCAAGTTTGAGGTATTCATTCATAAAGTGGATAGCTTGTCTGATGATCAAAAGATAGAATCTCAGCGAGATATTCACCAGAGGGCTAATGATGATCTTGTTGATGCTGGATTTGAAGGGATCTACCTGAG TTTCTATCTGACCAGTATCTATGACCACTCTATATTTGAAGCATTCAGCAAAGTGGTCCAGAAACTGATACCTCAGCTACCTACATTGGAAAACCTTCTGAACATGCTCATCTCT aattcTGGTATTGAAAAAGCCTTCTTGTTTGATGTTGTCAGCAAAATTTACATTGCCACCGACAGCTCACCTGTTGACATGCAGTCCTATGAATTGTGTTGTGATATGATAGATGTGGTCTTAGATATCTCCTGTATCTATGG gttACAGGATGATAATGAACTGAATGCATTTGATGATGAGTCTGCATCAATCATCAAACTAAACAACACAACAGTCTTATACCTTCGGGAAGTCAATAGATATTTGGCTCTTGTTTGCATTTTACGTGAGGATAACTTCATTAAACAAG GTATAATTAACTACAACTTTCTCTGCTTCCGCAAAGCTATCCAAGAAGTGTTTGAAGTGCGGCAAAAGATGTTGGCCTCCAAGACTGAGAATGGTACTGACCATCAGGTGCTCAATGGTATTGCTGTTAACAAAGATGAATGA
- the LOC115211105 gene encoding ras-related GTP-binding protein C isoform X2 produces the protein MEPIENLFLPHNSYEDDAGGDFMVGSFQDFGYGTVDQENEATASSSDEKPRILLMGLRRSGKSSIQKVVFHKVSPNETLFLESTNKIVKDDISNSSFVQFQVWDLPGHIDFFDTLFDVDKIFRGCGALIFVIDAQDEYVEALDKLNMTVTRAHKINPEIKFEVFIHKVDSLSDDQKIESQRDIHQRANDDLVDAGFEGIYLSFYLTSIYDHSIFEAFSKVVQKLIPQLPTLENLLNMLISNSGIEKAFLFDVVSKIYIATDSSPVDMQSYELCCDMIDVVLDISCIYGLQDDNELNAFDDESASIIKLNNTTVLYLREVNRYLALVCILREDNFIKQGIINYNFLCFRKAIQEVFEVRQKMLASKTENGTDHQVLNGIAVNKDE, from the exons TCCTATGAAGATGATGCTGGTGGGGATTTTATGGTTGGCTCATTCCAAGATTTTGGATATGGTACAGTTGATCAGGAGAATGAAGCTACAGCTTCAAGTTCAGATGAAAAACCACGGATTCTGTTGATGGGCCTTCGAAG aaGTGGCAAGTCCTCCATACAAAAAGTTGTGTTTCATAAAGTATCCCCAAATGAAACCCTGTTCCTTGAAAGCACTAACAAAATAGTCAAAGATG ATATTTCTAACAGTTCATTTGTCCAATTCCAAGTATGGGATTTGCCTGGTCACATAGATTTCTTTGATACTCTATTTGATGTCGACAAAATATTTCGTGGTTGTGGTGCCTTGATTTTTGTCATTGATGCACAA GATGAATATGTGGAGGCGCTAGACAAACTAAATATGACAGTGACCCGAGCACATAAAATTAACCCTGAAATCAAGTTTGAGGTATTCATTCATAAAGTGGATAGCTTGTCTGATGATCAAAAGATAGAATCTCAGCGAGATATTCACCAGAGGGCTAATGATGATCTTGTTGATGCTGGATTTGAAGGGATCTACCTGAG TTTCTATCTGACCAGTATCTATGACCACTCTATATTTGAAGCATTCAGCAAAGTGGTCCAGAAACTGATACCTCAGCTACCTACATTGGAAAACCTTCTGAACATGCTCATCTCT aattcTGGTATTGAAAAAGCCTTCTTGTTTGATGTTGTCAGCAAAATTTACATTGCCACCGACAGCTCACCTGTTGACATGCAGTCCTATGAATTGTGTTGTGATATGATAGATGTGGTCTTAGATATCTCCTGTATCTATGG gttACAGGATGATAATGAACTGAATGCATTTGATGATGAGTCTGCATCAATCATCAAACTAAACAACACAACAGTCTTATACCTTCGGGAAGTCAATAGATATTTGGCTCTTGTTTGCATTTTACGTGAGGATAACTTCATTAAACAAG GTATAATTAACTACAACTTTCTCTGCTTCCGCAAAGCTATCCAAGAAGTGTTTGAAGTGCGGCAAAAGATGTTGGCCTCCAAGACTGAGAATGGTACTGACCATCAGGTGCTCAATGGTATTGCTGTTAACAAAGATGAATGA
- the LOC115211105 gene encoding ras-related GTP-binding protein C isoform X6: MVGSFQDFGYGTVDQENEATASSSDEKPRILLMGLRRSGKSSIQKVVFHKVSPNETLFLESTNKIVKDDISNSSFVQFQVWDLPGHIDFFDTLFDVDKIFRGCGALIFVIDAQDEYVEALDKLNMTVTRAHKINPEIKFEVFIHKVDSLSDDQKIESQRDIHQRANDDLVDAGFEGIYLSFYLTSIYDHSIFEAFSKVVQKLIPQLPTLENLLNMLISNSGIEKAFLFDVVSKIYIATDSSPVDMQSYELCCDMIDVVLDISCIYGLQDDNELNAFDDESASIIKLNNTTVLYLREVNRYLALVCILREDNFIKQGIINYNFLCFRKAIQEVFEVRQKMLASKTENGTDHQVLNGIAVNKDE; encoded by the exons ATGGTTGGCTCATTCCAAGATTTTGGATATGGTACAGTTGATCAGGAGAATGAAGCTACAGCTTCAAGTTCAGATGAAAAACCACGGATTCTGTTGATGGGCCTTCGAAG aaGTGGCAAGTCCTCCATACAAAAAGTTGTGTTTCATAAAGTATCCCCAAATGAAACCCTGTTCCTTGAAAGCACTAACAAAATAGTCAAAGATG ATATTTCTAACAGTTCATTTGTCCAATTCCAAGTATGGGATTTGCCTGGTCACATAGATTTCTTTGATACTCTATTTGATGTCGACAAAATATTTCGTGGTTGTGGTGCCTTGATTTTTGTCATTGATGCACAA GATGAATATGTGGAGGCGCTAGACAAACTAAATATGACAGTGACCCGAGCACATAAAATTAACCCTGAAATCAAGTTTGAGGTATTCATTCATAAAGTGGATAGCTTGTCTGATGATCAAAAGATAGAATCTCAGCGAGATATTCACCAGAGGGCTAATGATGATCTTGTTGATGCTGGATTTGAAGGGATCTACCTGAG TTTCTATCTGACCAGTATCTATGACCACTCTATATTTGAAGCATTCAGCAAAGTGGTCCAGAAACTGATACCTCAGCTACCTACATTGGAAAACCTTCTGAACATGCTCATCTCT aattcTGGTATTGAAAAAGCCTTCTTGTTTGATGTTGTCAGCAAAATTTACATTGCCACCGACAGCTCACCTGTTGACATGCAGTCCTATGAATTGTGTTGTGATATGATAGATGTGGTCTTAGATATCTCCTGTATCTATGG gttACAGGATGATAATGAACTGAATGCATTTGATGATGAGTCTGCATCAATCATCAAACTAAACAACACAACAGTCTTATACCTTCGGGAAGTCAATAGATATTTGGCTCTTGTTTGCATTTTACGTGAGGATAACTTCATTAAACAAG GTATAATTAACTACAACTTTCTCTGCTTCCGCAAAGCTATCCAAGAAGTGTTTGAAGTGCGGCAAAAGATGTTGGCCTCCAAGACTGAGAATGGTACTGACCATCAGGTGCTCAATGGTATTGCTGTTAACAAAGATGAATGA
- the LOC115211105 gene encoding ras-related GTP-binding protein C isoform X3, with the protein MTVYHGLQSYEDDAGGDFMVGSFQDFGYGTVDQENEATASSSDEKPRILLMGLRRSGKSSIQKVVFHKVSPNETLFLESTNKIVKDDISNSSFVQFQVWDLPGHIDFFDTLFDVDKIFRGCGALIFVIDAQDEYVEALDKLNMTVTRAHKINPEIKFEVFIHKVDSLSDDQKIESQRDIHQRANDDLVDAGFEGIYLSFYLTSIYDHSIFEAFSKVVQKLIPQLPTLENLLNMLISNSGIEKAFLFDVVSKIYIATDSSPVDMQSYELCCDMIDVVLDISCIYGLQDDNELNAFDDESASIIKLNNTTVLYLREVNRYLALVCILREDNFIKQGIINYNFLCFRKAIQEVFEVRQKMLASKTENGTDHQVLNGIAVNKDE; encoded by the exons ATGACAGTTTATCATGGATTGCAG TCCTATGAAGATGATGCTGGTGGGGATTTTATGGTTGGCTCATTCCAAGATTTTGGATATGGTACAGTTGATCAGGAGAATGAAGCTACAGCTTCAAGTTCAGATGAAAAACCACGGATTCTGTTGATGGGCCTTCGAAG aaGTGGCAAGTCCTCCATACAAAAAGTTGTGTTTCATAAAGTATCCCCAAATGAAACCCTGTTCCTTGAAAGCACTAACAAAATAGTCAAAGATG ATATTTCTAACAGTTCATTTGTCCAATTCCAAGTATGGGATTTGCCTGGTCACATAGATTTCTTTGATACTCTATTTGATGTCGACAAAATATTTCGTGGTTGTGGTGCCTTGATTTTTGTCATTGATGCACAA GATGAATATGTGGAGGCGCTAGACAAACTAAATATGACAGTGACCCGAGCACATAAAATTAACCCTGAAATCAAGTTTGAGGTATTCATTCATAAAGTGGATAGCTTGTCTGATGATCAAAAGATAGAATCTCAGCGAGATATTCACCAGAGGGCTAATGATGATCTTGTTGATGCTGGATTTGAAGGGATCTACCTGAG TTTCTATCTGACCAGTATCTATGACCACTCTATATTTGAAGCATTCAGCAAAGTGGTCCAGAAACTGATACCTCAGCTACCTACATTGGAAAACCTTCTGAACATGCTCATCTCT aattcTGGTATTGAAAAAGCCTTCTTGTTTGATGTTGTCAGCAAAATTTACATTGCCACCGACAGCTCACCTGTTGACATGCAGTCCTATGAATTGTGTTGTGATATGATAGATGTGGTCTTAGATATCTCCTGTATCTATGG gttACAGGATGATAATGAACTGAATGCATTTGATGATGAGTCTGCATCAATCATCAAACTAAACAACACAACAGTCTTATACCTTCGGGAAGTCAATAGATATTTGGCTCTTGTTTGCATTTTACGTGAGGATAACTTCATTAAACAAG GTATAATTAACTACAACTTTCTCTGCTTCCGCAAAGCTATCCAAGAAGTGTTTGAAGTGCGGCAAAAGATGTTGGCCTCCAAGACTGAGAATGGTACTGACCATCAGGTGCTCAATGGTATTGCTGTTAACAAAGATGAATGA